In Bacillus sp. Cs-700, one genomic interval encodes:
- a CDS encoding OsmC family protein, whose translation MDHVFELQGSWKGGLSGEGIVKTENLTTDVSIPSSMGGSGKGTNPDELLLSSSAACYFMTIGLYLERNEIPFEDIKISSKLTVSDKGRLHVASIHHYPVIYLSNDPNEALAARIHDIAHRAEEGCMITRAIKGNVDVVVEPSIKKV comes from the coding sequence ATGGATCACGTATTTGAACTGCAAGGAAGCTGGAAGGGTGGCCTCTCTGGTGAAGGGATTGTTAAAACGGAAAACCTTACGACAGACGTCTCGATCCCATCTTCAATGGGAGGAAGTGGAAAAGGAACGAATCCGGATGAATTGCTCTTAAGTTCGTCAGCTGCCTGTTATTTTATGACGATTGGCTTGTATTTAGAAAGAAATGAAATTCCTTTTGAAGATATTAAAATCTCATCTAAATTGACCGTAAGTGATAAAGGAAGGCTTCACGTTGCATCTATTCATCATTATCCAGTCATATACCTATCAAATGATCCTAATGAGGCACTGGCTGCACGAATTCATGACATTGCCCATCGAGCAGAGGAAGGCTGTATGATTACAAGAGCGATTAAAGGAAATGTTGATGTTGTCGTGGAACCATCTATAAAAAAAGTGTGA
- a CDS encoding cell wall hydrolase yields MKKSVLTILMTSLFFTMFSAQSHQVVAVTMMKAPLMIEEEQTAIPSSETPEPETKQDVALLLNLPVKNMNDVKKVTKDQFSVTNYSIEEIEMLAKLVNGEARGETFEGKVAVAAVTINRVLSSKFPNSLKEVIFESGAYTAVSDGQYDQRPGPESYKAVYAALSGQDPSSGALFYYNPDIATDDWIRTRHIIKEIGKHVFTR; encoded by the coding sequence ATGAAAAAGTCGGTTCTGACGATTTTAATGACAAGTCTCTTTTTTACGATGTTTTCTGCTCAGTCTCATCAAGTAGTGGCGGTTACTATGATGAAGGCACCTCTGATGATCGAAGAAGAGCAAACTGCAATTCCTTCTAGTGAAACGCCTGAACCGGAAACGAAGCAGGATGTGGCACTATTGCTTAATCTTCCTGTTAAAAATATGAATGATGTTAAGAAAGTAACGAAGGATCAATTTTCCGTTACCAACTATTCAATAGAAGAAATTGAAATGCTAGCCAAATTAGTTAATGGAGAAGCGAGAGGCGAAACGTTTGAAGGAAAAGTAGCGGTAGCTGCTGTAACCATCAATCGTGTTCTTTCTTCAAAATTTCCAAATAGCCTAAAAGAAGTAATCTTTGAAAGCGGCGCATATACGGCCGTATCAGATGGTCAATATGATCAGCGTCCAGGACCAGAGTCCTACAAAGCAGTTTATGCGGCACTTAGTGGACAAGATCCAAGTTCAGGCGCTTTGTTTTATTATAATCCTGATATTGCAACTGACGATTGGATTCGGACAAGACACATAATTAAAGAAATTGGCAAACATGTTTTCACAAGATAA
- a CDS encoding kinase-associated lipoprotein B encodes MTQKKTFQPGEIVTAGYKTGRYIGEVVDLKDPKAVVKVLAVMKHPTQGDLHNPKQLDVPLFHQRKALAQFEKALVPLSAINHYEGDVPNYNESLQEALGTQEAELKHEGGRWAEASLIEIEKLKEEYFPTR; translated from the coding sequence ATGACACAGAAAAAAACGTTTCAACCAGGTGAAATAGTCACAGCAGGATATAAGACAGGTAGGTATATTGGAGAGGTTGTAGACCTAAAGGATCCAAAAGCTGTTGTCAAAGTGCTTGCGGTGATGAAGCACCCAACACAGGGGGATCTTCATAATCCAAAACAGCTAGATGTTCCGCTTTTCCATCAACGTAAAGCCCTGGCACAATTTGAGAAGGCTCTTGTGCCGTTATCAGCTATTAACCATTATGAAGGGGACGTTCCGAATTACAACGAATCGTTGCAAGAAGCCCTTGGTACACAAGAAGCTGAGTTAAAGCATGAAGGCGGAAGATGGGCAGAGGCCTCTCTCATTGAAATTGAAAAACTTAAAGAAGAGTATTTTCCGACAAGATAG
- a CDS encoding lytic transglycosylase domain-containing protein, translated as MKRTGSLIIVTIIISAVIGLILKQSPDSFSQPLKKSEVPEEYIDLYREAGDEYDVQWELLAAVHRVETKFSTMSTLESPKGAIGHYQFMPLTWIGWSYGGSRLGELDKDDLVDITDLELIQKHGGYGKDGNGDGKADPYNLKDAAYTAASYLSANGASEGRLESALFAYNQSDEYVEEVLSFYNEYKENATVVKLDP; from the coding sequence GTGAAACGAACGGGAAGCTTAATTATCGTAACGATTATCATTAGTGCTGTGATTGGCTTGATTTTAAAGCAGTCACCGGATTCTTTTTCTCAGCCATTAAAAAAATCCGAGGTACCAGAGGAGTATATTGATCTCTACCGTGAAGCAGGAGATGAATATGATGTGCAATGGGAGCTTCTCGCGGCTGTTCATCGTGTTGAAACAAAGTTCTCCACGATGTCGACATTAGAAAGTCCAAAAGGAGCAATCGGCCATTATCAATTTATGCCTTTAACCTGGATCGGTTGGAGTTATGGCGGCAGCCGTCTTGGTGAACTTGATAAGGATGATTTAGTGGATATTACGGATTTAGAGCTTATTCAAAAACACGGTGGATATGGAAAAGATGGAAACGGTGATGGAAAAGCGGATCCTTATAATCTTAAAGATGCTGCTTATACAGCAGCAAGCTACCTTTCAGCCAATGGAGCTAGTGAGGGAAGACTGGAAAGCGCGCTGTTTGCTTACAACCAAAGCGATGAGTACGTCGAAGAAGTGCTATCATTCTATAATGAATATAAAGAAAACGCTACAGTTGTGAAATTAGATCCTTGA
- a CDS encoding NRDE family protein, with the protein MCLIAVAINAHKKYPFILIANRDEFYDRPTMPAHYWEDVPGLLGGRDLKAMGTWLGVTTKGKIAALTNYRAPGEEPKKHSRGDLTADYLRQNQTAEAYLKNVQQKKEQYNGFNLLAGDFNTLYYYSNKQNQISRMESGIHAVSNHLLNTNWPKVELLKEELIHYIREEDELDQERLFEMLSHADPAPDHLLPETGVPIEWERMLSPIFISSENYGTRAQTIITVTRDGQVTFTERSGKEQENTYQFILNEE; encoded by the coding sequence GTGTGTTTAATTGCAGTAGCAATAAATGCTCATAAAAAATACCCTTTTATTTTAATCGCTAATCGAGACGAGTTTTACGACCGCCCAACAATGCCTGCGCATTATTGGGAAGATGTGCCTGGATTACTGGGTGGTCGTGATTTGAAAGCAATGGGAACATGGCTTGGTGTTACAACAAAAGGGAAAATTGCGGCGCTTACAAATTATCGAGCTCCTGGTGAAGAACCTAAAAAGCATTCAAGAGGCGATTTAACTGCTGATTACTTGCGACAGAATCAAACAGCAGAGGCATATTTAAAAAACGTTCAACAAAAGAAAGAGCAGTACAATGGATTTAATTTACTTGCGGGAGATTTTAACACCCTTTATTATTATTCAAATAAACAGAACCAAATTTCCAGAATGGAAAGTGGCATTCATGCGGTTAGTAATCATTTATTGAATACGAACTGGCCGAAAGTAGAGCTGCTCAAGGAAGAGCTCATCCACTATATTCGAGAAGAAGACGAACTTGATCAGGAACGGCTTTTTGAAATGCTCTCGCATGCTGATCCAGCGCCGGATCATTTATTACCTGAAACAGGGGTGCCAATCGAATGGGAGAGAATGCTTTCACCGATATTTATTTCATCTGAGAATTACGGTACAAGGGCGCAAACAATCATCACCGTTACACGAGATGGTCAAGTAACTTTTACCGAGCGATCAGGAAAGGAACAGGAAAACACGTACCAATTTATCCTGAATGAGGAATAA
- a CDS encoding YpjP family protein, whose amino-acid sequence MKFPLWMRKLFVAFVAVMTLGTVIPTGYLADEKNEPSETYQEEGHLLLDSLDEPVGLSEPTEEEATDWPTIAAQVPSTELLAHFVTYASSQSEEQGLSKFGEAISTRVGSEYSESIVPKMTEAIVASVVDLDIEELRTLRLTESPSGGYGERILHVYSEQSGEDLLRFHVRRDHPPQDGYWFNFHYHSADDNFEEHYEVGKIYWDKNTPPKWLS is encoded by the coding sequence ATGAAATTTCCTCTATGGATGAGAAAGTTATTTGTAGCATTTGTCGCTGTTATGACGTTAGGAACGGTTATTCCTACTGGATACCTGGCAGATGAAAAAAACGAGCCGTCAGAGACGTATCAGGAGGAAGGCCATCTTCTTCTCGATTCATTGGACGAGCCTGTAGGGTTATCGGAACCTACGGAAGAAGAGGCTACAGATTGGCCGACAATTGCAGCCCAAGTTCCTTCTACTGAATTACTTGCGCATTTTGTCACTTATGCAAGTAGTCAGTCAGAAGAACAGGGATTATCAAAGTTTGGAGAAGCGATTTCAACTCGTGTTGGAAGTGAATATTCGGAGTCAATCGTTCCCAAAATGACAGAAGCCATTGTAGCATCCGTTGTAGATCTCGATATTGAAGAACTTAGGACACTTCGTTTAACGGAATCACCGTCTGGCGGATATGGAGAGCGCATTCTTCATGTATACAGCGAACAGAGTGGAGAAGATCTTTTGCGCTTTCACGTTCGAAGAGATCACCCACCTCAGGATGGCTACTGGTTTAACTTTCACTATCATTCAGCAGATGATAATTTTGAAGAGCATTATGAAGTAGGTAAAATTTATTGGGATAAAAACACTCCGCCTAAGTGGCTCTCTTAA
- a CDS encoding YuzB family protein: protein MNPIVEFCMSNLSSGSHKAMETLEKDTDLDVLEYSCLGHCTLCSQEMYCLVNGERVTGETPDELVNNVYQFIEENPMF, encoded by the coding sequence ATGAATCCAATTGTAGAATTTTGCATGAGCAATCTTTCAAGCGGTTCACATAAAGCAATGGAAACACTTGAAAAAGATACGGACCTAGACGTCCTTGAATATTCCTGTCTTGGCCATTGCACGCTATGTAGCCAGGAAATGTACTGCCTTGTAAACGGCGAACGTGTGACAGGTGAAACGCCAGATGAACTTGTTAATAACGTCTACCAGTTCATCGAAGAAAACCCGATGTTTTAA
- a CDS encoding rhodanese-related sulfurtransferase: protein MNKDYRVLLFYKYVQIDQPEEYVEEHLAFCKEHNLKGRILIAEEGINGTLSGTFEETQQYMNMMHADERFADLFFKIDEAPEHPFKKMHVRLRPELVTLRLDENHDPNQVGGKHLKPAEWREAMQQDDVIILDTRNDYEYDVGHFRGAIRPDIKNFRDLPEWVQENLADQKDKKILTYCTGGIRCEKFTGWMVNQGFEDVNQLDGGIVTYGQDEDTKGELWDGQCYVFDGRITVPINQKDHVVVGKDYFTGEPCERYVNCASPECNKQIITSEENEHKYLRGCSHECRTSPRNRYVAEHGLTQEEVNERLQKLMQEHIEQEV, encoded by the coding sequence ATGAATAAAGACTATCGTGTATTATTGTTTTATAAATATGTACAAATTGATCAACCGGAAGAATATGTTGAAGAACACCTTGCTTTTTGTAAAGAGCATAATCTAAAAGGAAGAATCCTTATTGCAGAAGAAGGCATTAACGGAACGCTTTCTGGAACATTTGAAGAAACGCAGCAATATATGAATATGATGCATGCGGATGAGCGTTTTGCTGACTTGTTCTTCAAGATTGACGAAGCTCCTGAGCATCCATTCAAAAAGATGCACGTCCGTCTAAGACCAGAGCTAGTTACGCTTCGTCTTGACGAAAACCATGATCCAAACCAGGTCGGTGGTAAGCACTTAAAGCCTGCTGAGTGGCGTGAAGCGATGCAGCAAGATGATGTCATTATTCTTGATACTCGGAATGATTACGAGTATGATGTCGGTCATTTCCGCGGTGCGATTCGTCCCGATATTAAGAATTTCCGCGATTTGCCGGAGTGGGTACAAGAAAATCTTGCCGATCAAAAGGATAAGAAGATTCTTACGTATTGTACGGGCGGAATACGCTGTGAAAAGTTCACAGGCTGGATGGTTAATCAAGGATTTGAGGATGTTAATCAGCTTGATGGTGGTATCGTGACATATGGTCAGGATGAAGACACCAAAGGGGAACTTTGGGATGGACAGTGTTATGTGTTTGATGGCCGAATTACTGTTCCGATTAACCAAAAAGATCATGTTGTTGTTGGTAAAGATTACTTCACCGGTGAACCGTGTGAACGCTATGTTAATTGTGCAAGCCCTGAATGTAATAAACAAATTATTACATCAGAGGAGAACGAACATAAATACTTGCGTGGATGTTCACATGAGTGTAGAACATCACCTCGCAACCGTTACGTAGCTGAACATGGCTTAACGCAAGAAGAAGTCAATGAACGCCTACAAAAATTAATGCAAGAGCATATTGAACAAGAGGTTTAA
- a CDS encoding BrxA/BrxB family bacilliredoxin: MNPYEEYMRQMAQPMRDELTSAGFEELTTPDEVASFITEKKGTSLVFINSVCGCAAGLARPAAREAIEYEKKPEHLVTVFAGQDREATGKMREYLEGYEPSSPSIALLKDGQVLHFIPREEIEDHDVEEIVANLTGAFEQYC, translated from the coding sequence ATGAATCCATACGAAGAATATATGCGCCAGATGGCACAGCCAATGCGTGATGAATTAACATCAGCTGGTTTTGAAGAGCTTACAACACCGGATGAAGTAGCAAGCTTTATTACGGAGAAAAAGGGAACCTCACTTGTCTTTATCAACTCCGTGTGTGGTTGTGCAGCTGGTCTCGCTCGCCCTGCCGCTCGTGAAGCGATTGAGTATGAAAAGAAACCAGAACATCTTGTGACCGTTTTTGCAGGACAGGATCGTGAAGCAACTGGAAAAATGCGTGAATATCTAGAAGGTTATGAACCATCATCACCTTCCATCGCCCTTTTAAAAGATGGTCAGGTACTTCACTTTATTCCAAGAGAAGAAATTGAAGATCATGATGTGGAAGAAATCGTAGCAAACTTGACAGGAGCTTTTGAACAATATTGTTAA
- a CDS encoding conserved virulence factor C family protein, which produces MKIISIEPTPSPNSMKINLSEELPAGATRQYKLETDLTNAPAYIQKLMAVPGVKGLYHVMDFIALERNAKYAWEDILPGAREAFGEVVEEYKALEQASEDFGEIKVSIQMFRGIPMQVKLEEGESEQRFGLPERFMQAAMKASAASENMVMERQWKEQNPRYGSPEEIGQEVTEEIAATYSEERLEALVKAAFSDQSESIKQEKKVVTLAMLDDADWKVRYAALDRMDPELTDLPVLEKALQDEKASVRRLSVVFLGMIESKEVLPLLYQALKDKSVTVRRTAGDCLSDLGYVEAIPEMIESLQDRNKLVRWRAAMFLYEVGDETAIPALEQAANDPEFEVKMQAGMALERIKGGEEAKGSVWHQMTQARKSN; this is translated from the coding sequence GTGAAGATTATTTCAATCGAACCGACTCCAAGTCCAAATTCGATGAAAATTAATTTAAGTGAAGAGTTACCAGCTGGAGCCACAAGGCAGTATAAACTTGAGACTGATCTCACAAATGCTCCAGCGTATATTCAGAAATTAATGGCCGTTCCAGGCGTAAAGGGCCTTTATCATGTGATGGATTTTATTGCTCTAGAACGAAATGCGAAATACGCCTGGGAAGATATTCTCCCAGGTGCAAGAGAGGCGTTCGGTGAAGTTGTTGAAGAATACAAAGCATTAGAGCAGGCTTCTGAAGATTTCGGTGAAATAAAAGTATCAATCCAAATGTTTCGTGGCATCCCAATGCAAGTGAAGCTAGAAGAAGGGGAATCTGAACAGCGCTTTGGATTACCTGAGCGCTTTATGCAAGCAGCAATGAAAGCCTCAGCAGCTTCAGAAAATATGGTGATGGAGCGACAGTGGAAGGAACAAAATCCAAGGTACGGTTCACCTGAAGAAATCGGACAAGAGGTTACAGAAGAAATTGCGGCTACTTACAGTGAAGAGCGTCTTGAAGCACTTGTAAAAGCAGCATTTTCAGATCAAAGTGAATCAATTAAGCAAGAGAAAAAAGTGGTCACCCTTGCGATGCTTGATGATGCTGACTGGAAGGTCAGATACGCCGCACTTGACCGTATGGATCCAGAACTTACTGATTTACCAGTGCTAGAAAAGGCATTGCAGGATGAAAAAGCTTCTGTACGACGCTTATCAGTCGTTTTCCTCGGTATGATTGAATCGAAGGAAGTGCTTCCGCTTCTTTATCAAGCATTGAAAGATAAGTCTGTTACAGTAAGACGAACAGCTGGAGATTGTTTGTCTGATCTAGGTTATGTTGAAGCCATTCCCGAAATGATTGAATCGCTACAAGATCGTAACAAGCTTGTTCGATGGAGAGCGGCAATGTTCTTATATGAAGTGGGAGATGAAACAGCAATTCCGGCACTTGAACAAGCGGCAAATGATCCGGAGTTTGAAGTAAAGATGCAGGCTGGTATGGCGTTAGAGAGGATAAAAGGTGGAGAAGAAGCAAAAGGATCTGTCTGGCATCAAATGACGCAAGCAAGAAAGTCAAATTAA
- a CDS encoding glutaredoxin domain-containing protein: MKNVKLYTQPACPPCEFVKNYFQMHGVKYELLNIKENQVARNELINEHGSMSTPTIVIDGEVIIGFEQERIDELLDLSSSKIKD; encoded by the coding sequence ATGAAAAACGTAAAGCTCTACACCCAACCGGCATGTCCACCGTGCGAGTTTGTGAAAAATTATTTTCAAATGCACGGTGTCAAATATGAACTGTTAAATATAAAAGAAAACCAGGTAGCGCGGAATGAGCTCATCAACGAGCACGGATCAATGTCCACGCCAACGATCGTCATTGATGGTGAAGTCATTATTGGATTTGAACAAGAACGGATTGATGAACTTCTTGATCTTTCGTCTTCTAAAATAAAGGATTGA
- a CDS encoding acyl-CoA dehydrogenase family protein has product MIEKFVRNDRQKELLHLASKHSAELKESAAQIDEEARIPESIIASMKDSGFTSLPIPEEFGGKGLSLYELVLIQEELGKGEGAGALSIGWHFGVLKDLQDRRPWNDHTYAELCKDVLKGALVNRAQTEEETGDPTRGGLPATIATEVEGGYQLTGRKTFTTLSPHLDSVIVKSTLNGVPADFLVSMNQKGVSLEQTWEVLGMRGTRSDDLVLKDVFVPSEALLEIYDKERKTASLPPAWLLHIPAVYLGIAESAREEAVKFVTSYQPNSLDIPLKDVPHIQDKFGRISLALLSARHFLYSVAEQWDQYPEERMNMQGQLFAAKTQAVKAAMEAVDLSMRIVGGRSLMKKNQLERLYRDVRAGLHNPPSDELTLQVLAMKQF; this is encoded by the coding sequence ATGATTGAGAAATTTGTTCGAAATGATCGTCAGAAAGAACTTCTTCATCTAGCTAGTAAGCATAGCGCTGAGCTTAAAGAGAGCGCTGCGCAAATTGACGAGGAAGCGCGCATTCCTGAGTCCATTATAGCAAGTATGAAGGATTCAGGCTTTACTTCACTGCCCATTCCCGAAGAATTTGGTGGGAAAGGACTTTCCCTATACGAACTAGTCCTTATTCAAGAGGAGCTTGGGAAAGGTGAAGGAGCAGGTGCATTATCGATTGGTTGGCACTTTGGTGTTCTAAAAGATCTTCAAGATCGTCGACCTTGGAATGATCATACGTATGCGGAACTTTGTAAGGACGTCTTGAAAGGGGCGCTTGTGAATAGAGCTCAAACAGAAGAGGAGACTGGTGATCCAACGAGAGGAGGACTCCCTGCAACTATCGCTACAGAAGTTGAGGGGGGCTATCAGCTTACTGGCCGAAAAACATTCACAACATTAAGTCCACACCTTGACTCTGTGATTGTAAAATCTACGTTAAATGGTGTGCCTGCTGACTTTTTAGTATCAATGAATCAAAAAGGTGTATCCCTTGAACAAACATGGGAGGTTTTGGGGATGAGAGGAACGAGAAGTGATGATCTCGTCTTAAAAGACGTCTTCGTTCCGTCTGAAGCTCTCCTTGAAATTTATGATAAGGAACGCAAAACGGCATCCCTGCCTCCTGCTTGGTTACTTCATATCCCGGCTGTGTATCTTGGGATTGCTGAATCTGCACGAGAAGAGGCGGTGAAATTTGTTACTTCTTATCAACCGAACAGTCTAGATATTCCATTAAAAGATGTTCCCCATATCCAAGATAAGTTTGGTCGCATTTCCCTTGCGCTCTTAAGTGCTCGTCACTTTCTTTATTCTGTCGCAGAGCAGTGGGATCAGTATCCAGAAGAGCGAATGAACATGCAGGGACAGCTTTTTGCTGCAAAAACTCAGGCAGTGAAAGCTGCGATGGAAGCTGTCGACCTTTCTATGCGCATTGTTGGGGGACGGAGCTTAATGAAAAAGAATCAGTTGGAACGCTTGTACAGAGATGTTCGAGCGGGACTGCATAATCCTCCTAGTGATGAATTAACGCTACAAGTTCTTGCGATGAAGCAATTTTAA
- a CDS encoding toxic anion resistance protein — MSNQPEKVNSQREKAEEIIQSFYHEDDADKILQSLSGLGEDAQRDAGESLEALKRPVKGMIDQPNNDLPDNLHKLREHVSELEPSYLKKNKFNKLLNRVMGRNEVEQYAKKYKTVESQVEVIVESLLTGKDKLQEDNVMLKELKDVARDRIFGLEDQMELGQTLMTMLDEEAAKTEWKDNPLPIQKAQQKVVSRVKNMSQAVMVLRQSMASVDLIMENNEKLEEAIFNAVTMTKNIITVTASIQLALGNQQKVISAVQNVNEATESMLLRNAEMLKQNTEETVKTLEKPAIAIESFRKAYQDVFEAIEITEKSNVRIIDSGKKFILEMDQLNKEMKTKLDSTTSRQKQLSDAADRL; from the coding sequence ATGAGTAATCAGCCTGAAAAAGTTAACTCTCAACGTGAAAAAGCAGAGGAAATTATTCAAAGCTTTTATCATGAAGATGATGCAGATAAAATACTTCAATCCTTATCTGGGCTAGGTGAAGATGCCCAGCGTGATGCTGGAGAGTCATTAGAAGCATTAAAGCGACCGGTTAAAGGAATGATCGATCAACCGAATAACGATTTACCTGATAATCTCCACAAACTTAGAGAGCACGTTTCAGAGCTTGAGCCCTCTTACTTAAAGAAAAATAAATTTAACAAACTGCTAAATCGCGTTATGGGTCGCAATGAAGTTGAGCAATATGCGAAGAAATATAAAACGGTAGAATCTCAGGTTGAAGTCATTGTTGAGTCTCTTCTAACCGGTAAAGATAAGCTACAAGAAGATAATGTGATGTTAAAAGAACTTAAAGATGTGGCTAGAGATCGAATTTTTGGCTTAGAAGATCAAATGGAGCTGGGTCAAACGCTCATGACAATGCTTGATGAAGAAGCGGCTAAGACCGAATGGAAAGACAATCCTCTTCCAATCCAAAAGGCGCAACAAAAAGTCGTTAGTCGAGTAAAGAATATGTCACAGGCTGTCATGGTTCTTCGTCAGTCTATGGCTTCCGTCGATTTGATTATGGAAAATAATGAAAAGTTAGAGGAAGCTATCTTCAATGCCGTTACGATGACGAAGAACATCATCACGGTTACAGCTTCGATCCAGTTAGCACTCGGCAACCAGCAGAAGGTAATTTCCGCTGTTCAAAACGTTAACGAAGCAACAGAGTCAATGCTTCTTCGAAATGCTGAAATGCTAAAGCAAAATACGGAGGAAACGGTCAAAACACTTGAAAAACCGGCCATTGCGATTGAATCCTTCCGAAAAGCCTATCAAGATGTATTTGAAGCCATTGAGATTACAGAGAAATCAAATGTTCGCATTATTGATAGCGGTAAAAAGTTCATACTAGAAATGGATCAGTTAAACAAAGAAATGAAAACCAAATTGGATAGCACAACGTCGAGGCAAAAGCAGCTATCTGATGCAGCCGATCGACTTTAA
- a CDS encoding rhodanese-related sulfurtransferase: MQSEASAYQVLLYYQYVEIEDPAYFARKHLKFCQSLNLKGRVLVGTEGINGTVSGTVQDTERYMEELKADERFHDMVFKIDEAHGHTFKKMHVRPREEIVSLRLEEDVNPKEITGNYLEPKEFMEALEDDDVIVIDARNDYEYDIGHFRNAIRPDIKAFRDLPDWIEQNLADQKDKKVLTYCTGGIRCEKFSGYLLKKGFSDVSQLHGGIVTYGKDPEVQGKYFDGKCFVFDDRLAVPVNRTDEDTVVGKCYHCEEPADTYINCANVTCDKLHIVCDSCKEDHHQYCSSTCEEEVHMAQM, translated from the coding sequence TTGCAATCAGAAGCTTCAGCATATCAAGTGCTGTTATATTATCAGTATGTAGAAATTGAAGATCCAGCTTATTTTGCTCGAAAGCATCTTAAGTTCTGTCAATCTTTGAATTTAAAAGGAAGAGTGCTTGTCGGTACAGAAGGAATTAATGGAACCGTTTCAGGAACCGTTCAGGATACAGAGCGGTATATGGAAGAACTAAAAGCTGACGAACGTTTTCACGATATGGTGTTTAAAATTGATGAAGCACACGGTCATACGTTTAAAAAGATGCACGTCCGACCACGTGAAGAGATTGTTTCATTAAGACTTGAGGAAGATGTTAATCCGAAAGAAATCACCGGAAACTACCTTGAGCCCAAGGAGTTTATGGAAGCACTAGAAGATGATGATGTGATTGTTATTGACGCTAGAAATGACTATGAGTATGATATTGGCCATTTCCGTAATGCCATTCGTCCTGACATTAAAGCATTTCGTGATCTTCCAGACTGGATCGAGCAGAATCTTGCCGACCAAAAGGACAAAAAAGTATTAACGTATTGCACGGGCGGGATTCGCTGTGAGAAATTTTCAGGATATTTATTAAAGAAAGGGTTCTCTGATGTTTCTCAGCTTCATGGTGGGATTGTCACGTACGGTAAAGACCCAGAAGTACAAGGTAAATATTTCGACGGTAAGTGCTTTGTATTTGATGATCGCCTTGCTGTACCTGTGAACCGTACTGATGAAGATACGGTGGTAGGGAAATGCTATCATTGCGAGGAACCGGCAGATACGTACATTAATTGTGCCAATGTTACGTGTGACAAGCTTCATATCGTTTGTGATTCTTGCAAAGAAGATCATCACCAATATTGTTCATCAACTTGTGAGGAAGAAGTTCACATGGCGCAAATGTAA
- a CDS encoding transporter — protein MYYEEHEHIAYHYDNTDAYRQQPVAPTSSPPASPPPRPMSSAQAGTFAVDPGSIRRCMYRFTYIWMRGGNSFWFWPVFVGRTSVSGFRWTGRRWVYTGISLRRIDMFQC, from the coding sequence ATGTATTATGAAGAACATGAGCATATTGCTTACCACTATGACAATACTGATGCTTATCGCCAGCAGCCAGTAGCACCAACATCGAGCCCACCTGCATCACCGCCTCCAAGACCAATGTCATCTGCACAAGCAGGAACATTTGCTGTTGATCCTGGATCGATTAGAAGATGTATGTATCGATTTACGTATATTTGGATGAGGGGTGGCAATTCGTTCTGGTTTTGGCCGGTATTTGTAGGGCGTACGTCTGTATCCGGGTTTCGTTGGACTGGTAGAAGGTGGGTTTATACAGGAATTAGCTTAAGAAGAATTGACATGTTTCAATGCTAA